The genomic stretch AGAGGTTGTCATGCCGACCGAGAAGATCGTCGAGATGGTCAAGGGTGAACGCAAGACGTCCACCAGGAAGTTTTATCCTGGCTATATCATGATCAAGATGATCCTGACCGACGACACTTGGCACCTTATCCAGTCAATTCCGCGAGTTACCGGATTCGTTGGCGGAAAAAATCGTCCGACACCCATGCGTGACAGCGAGGCGGAAAACATCCTCACCATGATGGAGAGCCGCCAGGAAAAACCTCGTCCCAAGTTCAATTTTCAACGTGGTGACGAAGTACGGGTCATTGATGGTCCGTTCAGCGGTTTCAACGGTGTTGTGGAAGAAGTCAATTACGACAAAGGCAAATTGAAGGTTTCCGTCTCTATCTTCGGACGACAAACTCCCGTCGAACTGGATTTTGTCCAGGTGGATAAAGGGTAGCCAGGAATATACTCGCTAACTGCGAAATTTCTCATCGAGGAATACAATGGCCAAGAAAGAATTAGGAAAGATCAAACTGCAGATACCTGCAGGTGGCGCCAATCCCTCTCCGCCGGTTGGTCCGGCACTGGGTCAGCATGGCGTCAATATTATGGAATTCTGTAAGGCGTTCAACGCCCAGACGCAGGACCAAAAGGGACTCATCATCCCTGTCATCATCACGGTTTACCAAGACCGCTCTTTTGATTTCATCACCAAAACCCCCCCCGCAGCAGTTCTTCTGAAGAAAGCCGCAAAAGTCGAGAAGGGCTCCGGTGAACCGAACAAGGAAAAGGTCGGTACAGTTACCCGCGCTCAGGTGCAGGAAATCGCCGAATTGAAGATGGTTGATTTGAACGCCAATGACATTGAGAATGCTATGCTGCAGATTGAGGGCACCGCCCGCAGCATGGGCATTGAAGTCAAAGGCTAGTGAGGATATAAGCAATGCCTAAGCATGGAAAAAAATACCGCAATGCCGTCGGCGATCGCGACACTGTTGTCCGCGTTTCCGTTGAAGAGGGTGTTAAGACTGCTGTTGACAGCGCTTATGCCAAATTCGACGAGACCGTGGATGTCGCCATCAACCTCGGTGTTGACCCTAAATATTCCGATCAGATGATCCGTGGAGCTGTTTCCCTCCCTAATGGCCTTGGAAAAGACGTCCGTGTGGCCGTTTTTTGTAAGCCTGAGAAGGAAGCTG from Pseudodesulfovibrio profundus encodes the following:
- the nusG gene encoding transcription termination/antitermination protein NusG; its protein translation is MDANMEQASPKARWYIVHTYSGFEQRVEQTVREMIRTGQDKGLIEEVVMPTEKIVEMVKGERKTSTRKFYPGYIMIKMILTDDTWHLIQSIPRVTGFVGGKNRPTPMRDSEAENILTMMESRQEKPRPKFNFQRGDEVRVIDGPFSGFNGVVEEVNYDKGKLKVSVSIFGRQTPVELDFVQVDKG
- the rplK gene encoding 50S ribosomal protein L11, whose translation is MAKKELGKIKLQIPAGGANPSPPVGPALGQHGVNIMEFCKAFNAQTQDQKGLIIPVIITVYQDRSFDFITKTPPAAVLLKKAAKVEKGSGEPNKEKVGTVTRAQVQEIAELKMVDLNANDIENAMLQIEGTARSMGIEVKG